The DNA region GATGTAGCAGCTTCGCTAAAGTGTGATAGCGTTTTAAAATCTGGCGATCGCCAGCAATTACAGAAATTCCTAATACAGCGTAAGGATCACAAAGCTGTTGAAGCCATTTTGGCGGTAGGAAGGTCTGTGACATAGTAGTAATTAAGCTGTTAAAAATTTAAAATTAGCATCAAAGCTCAATGCATGGTCATGTGAAACTTACTCAAATTTCTGCAAATACTAAATTATGCCTGGGAATTCTCATCTAAAGGGCAAGGCAGAGTAGTTAACTGTCTAATTGTCGGAACTATGGTATTGGTATATTTATTAAAAATATGTTGACTAAGCGCAAAAGTCGAAGTGTTGCTGCTGTTTTAGCTTTTTCTGGCACACTGGCACCAATTTCAGGATTACATAAATTCTATCTGGGACAGAGGTTATGGGGCATTTTGTATGTGTTGCTTTCATGGACACCGATCCCCAAGGTAGCTAGTGCCATTGAGGGAGTTTGGTATTTAGCTCAAAATGAAGAAGCTTTTGATCAAAATTTTAATCTAGGTAAGTCAGCAACAAAAAACTCACAAAAAGTTAGTAATCAGGTAGGAGCGATCGCTGACGCAATGCGGGAATTGGATGCTTTGCGCCAGGATGGGCTAATTTCAGAGTATGAATTTGAGCAAAAGCGCCGCCAATTGCTAGACCAGATTTCTTGAGGTAAGCGACAACATGAATAATTGGCTACCTTTGAACCCCAAGCTGCAAAAACTCCGGGCCAAGCTCCTCAACGATCCCTACTATCGCTTACAATCTGGGGAAGAAATTCAGATAGCGGCTAAATTAGGTATTCGCATTGATGCTAATCGAGCCACTGTAGATGATTGGTTACGCTTACCAGGTTTGTCAATTCACCAAGCGCGATCGCTTGTAGAACTTTCGCGTTCGGGTGTTAAATTTTACTGTATTGAAGATATCGCTGCGGCTTTGGCTGTACCAGCGCCGCGCCTGGAGCCATTAAAACCTCTGCTGAATTTTATTTACTACGATCACGAATCTCTAGAAAGTCCGGCCCATTTAATCAATCCAAATACAGCAACAGTTGAAAATTTAGCCCAAATTCCATTTATAGATTTGTCTCTAGCACATGCAGTAGTGCAAAATCGGCAATCAGCCGGGCCTTATCGTAACCTAGCTGATTTCCAACGGCGTTTGGAGTTACCTGGTGATGCGATCGCTCAACTGATGTATTATTTAAGGTTTTAAGTTAGAAGTCTAAAATAACTCCTAACTCCGCCAATTTTAGATTTTGAGTCACACCTTTGATGCCCTTACAGTGCAACTTGGATTTTCGATTAAAGGAAAAATCTAAAATCTAAAATCCAAAATTAATTAAATGAACCCAATACGATCAAGAGGCCAAAAGCGAAACGCTGCTCGACCAATGACATTTTCTCTGGGTAAAAAGCCCCAATAACGAGAGTCATTACTATCGTTGCGGTTATCTCCCATGACAAAAAACTCATCCTCTGGAACCTTCACTGGTTGATATGGCTGATTTGGGGGTTCAGCGATGTAGTCTTCTGCCAAAGGTTGACCATTGAGATAGACTTTGCCAGAAGCAACACTAACTACCTCACCAGGCTGGCCAATAACCCGCTTGATGAAGGCTTGGTCTTTGGGATATCCTCGACGTTGTAGTTCTGCGGGTGGCTGAAAAACAATAATATCCCCAGTTATGGGAGGGTGAAAATGGTAGGAT from Nostoc commune NIES-4072 includes:
- a CDS encoding SHOCT domain-containing protein, yielding MLTKRKSRSVAAVLAFSGTLAPISGLHKFYLGQRLWGILYVLLSWTPIPKVASAIEGVWYLAQNEEAFDQNFNLGKSATKNSQKVSNQVGAIADAMRELDALRQDGLISEYEFEQKRRQLLDQIS
- a CDS encoding helix-hairpin-helix domain-containing protein, with the translated sequence MNNWLPLNPKLQKLRAKLLNDPYYRLQSGEEIQIAAKLGIRIDANRATVDDWLRLPGLSIHQARSLVELSRSGVKFYCIEDIAAALAVPAPRLEPLKPLLNFIYYDHESLESPAHLINPNTATVENLAQIPFIDLSLAHAVVQNRQSAGPYRNLADFQRRLELPGDAIAQLMYYLRF
- the lepB gene encoding signal peptidase I, producing MIPHESDVKEERASLKVWRSWQENLILIAIALCLAFFIRTFIAEPRYIPSDSMLPTLHTGDRLVVEKISYHFHPPITGDIIVFQPPAELQRRGYPKDQAFIKRVIGQPGEVVSVASGKVYLNGQPLAEDYIAEPPNQPYQPVKVPEDEFFVMGDNRNDSNDSRYWGFLPRENVIGRAAFRFWPLDRIGFI